The sequence ATGCTAGGAACATCAAGCATTGCAGCCAAATCGATGAACTGTCCTAAGTGTCAATCTCCTCAAATCATCAAATACGGACATACCCATTACGGCAAACCCCGATTCCGGTGCCAGGATTGTGGACGGCAATTCGTTGAGGGGGCAACCCGGCAACCGATCGATGAGACGACTCACCAATTGATTGATAAGCTGTTGCTCGAACG is a genomic window of Pseudanabaena sp. FACHB-2040 containing:
- a CDS encoding IS1 family transposase, with product MLGTSSIAAKSMNCPKCQSPQIIKYGHTHYGKPRFRCQDCGRQFVEGATRQPIDETTHQLIDKLLLERLALAAIARVTGVSQRWLQMYVNQKFYQTPRTIEVTQKNRDG